One stretch of Bacteroidota bacterium DNA includes these proteins:
- a CDS encoding vitamin B12-dependent ribonucleotide reductase — protein sequence MSDTKVAVKETASATKSGTQGLTFRRFFTTEGVHPFAQVEWELRTAVITNEKGEKIFEQKNVEIPKSWSMTATNVVVSKYFHGLINTPERETSVRQIVDRVATSTVNWGRKQKYFASEKDADIFYNELCFILVNQYMAFNSPVWFNVGVEEKPQCSACFINSVQDSMESILGLARTEGMLFKFGSGTGSNLSTLRSSKETLAGGGTASGPVSFMKGFDAFAGVIKSGGKTRRAAKMVILNADHPDVVEFINCKAVEEKKAWALIDSGYNGGFNVPGGAYDSVSYQNANHSVRVTDEFMKAVLEDKEWQTKSIKGGNVVDTFRARDLMRQISEAAWLCGDPGMQFDTTVNAWHTSSNTARINASNPCSEYMYLDDSACNLASLNLMKFRKENGEFDVESFKYAVDVTITAQEIFVDNASYPTPAIEKNSHDYRPLGLGYANLGALLMARGLAYDSDSGREYAAAITSLMCGEAYAQSARISEHTGPFKGYAINREPMLGVMNKHSIHADKISKDYVPNELWEASSISWKEAIELGKENGFRNGQATVLAPTGTIGFMMDCDTTGVEPDIALVKYKKLVGGGMMKIVNQTVPEALRKLGYDSEAIEHIVSFIDKNDTIEGAPFLKDEHMSVFDCAFKPAKGKRSIQYMGHIKMMGATQPFLSGAISKTVNMPTEVTPEDIMQAYVESWKLGLKAVAVYRDGCKRTQPLSTSLDGDKKKEEKKAEARIARRRLPAERAAYTHKFSIAGHEGYITAGMYEDGTPGEVFITMSKEGSTLSGMMDAFATSISIALQYGVPIKVLVDKFSHMRFEPSGFTQNPDIPIAKSICDYIFRWLGIKFLPKDEQVMTMVTETPVLETVAKAEVKTETVTAAERGEKYVFQTQADAPPCHECGSLMIRSGACYKCTQCGSTSGCS from the coding sequence ATGAGTGACACTAAAGTAGCGGTAAAAGAAACCGCATCAGCTACGAAATCAGGGACTCAGGGGCTCACATTCCGTCGTTTTTTTACCACAGAGGGTGTTCATCCATTTGCTCAAGTAGAATGGGAACTCAGAACGGCGGTAATTACCAATGAAAAAGGGGAAAAAATATTCGAACAGAAGAACGTTGAAATACCGAAATCGTGGTCGATGACCGCTACCAATGTTGTTGTGTCCAAGTATTTCCATGGGCTAATAAATACTCCCGAACGCGAAACAAGCGTTCGCCAAATTGTTGACCGTGTTGCGACCTCTACTGTTAATTGGGGTCGTAAACAAAAATATTTTGCTTCAGAAAAAGATGCAGACATATTCTATAATGAGCTCTGTTTTATTCTTGTGAACCAATACATGGCTTTTAACAGTCCGGTGTGGTTTAATGTTGGTGTTGAAGAAAAACCGCAATGTTCGGCTTGCTTCATCAATTCCGTACAAGATTCGATGGAATCAATCCTCGGGCTTGCTCGTACTGAAGGGATGCTCTTTAAATTTGGTTCGGGGACAGGTTCAAACCTTTCCACGCTCCGTTCTTCAAAGGAGACACTTGCAGGAGGAGGGACAGCATCCGGCCCAGTTTCGTTTATGAAAGGTTTTGACGCGTTTGCAGGAGTAATTAAGTCCGGTGGAAAAACCCGTCGTGCTGCAAAAATGGTAATCTTGAATGCTGATCATCCGGATGTTGTTGAGTTTATCAATTGCAAAGCGGTAGAAGAGAAAAAAGCATGGGCGTTGATTGATTCAGGATATAATGGAGGGTTCAATGTTCCCGGCGGCGCGTATGATTCTGTTTCCTATCAAAATGCAAACCACTCTGTTCGCGTAACAGATGAGTTTATGAAGGCTGTTCTCGAAGATAAAGAATGGCAGACCAAATCTATTAAAGGCGGAAATGTTGTCGATACATTTCGTGCGCGTGATTTAATGCGGCAAATATCAGAAGCAGCGTGGCTATGCGGTGATCCAGGTATGCAATTCGATACAACGGTGAATGCATGGCATACATCTTCTAACACGGCACGGATCAACGCTTCGAATCCTTGCAGCGAATATATGTATTTAGATGATTCAGCTTGTAACCTTGCCTCACTCAATTTGATGAAATTTAGAAAAGAGAATGGCGAATTTGATGTTGAATCGTTCAAATATGCAGTAGATGTTACAATCACTGCTCAGGAAATTTTTGTTGATAACGCAAGTTATCCCACACCGGCGATTGAAAAGAACAGTCATGACTATCGTCCTCTTGGATTAGGATATGCGAATCTTGGTGCCCTATTAATGGCTCGTGGACTTGCGTATGATTCTGATTCCGGACGTGAATATGCTGCTGCTATCACATCGTTAATGTGCGGTGAAGCGTACGCTCAATCTGCACGCATCTCCGAACATACAGGACCGTTCAAAGGTTATGCGATCAATCGTGAACCAATGCTTGGTGTAATGAACAAACACAGTATCCACGCTGATAAGATTTCCAAAGATTATGTTCCGAATGAATTATGGGAAGCATCGAGCATTTCATGGAAAGAAGCGATTGAACTCGGAAAAGAGAATGGCTTCCGGAACGGTCAGGCAACTGTGCTTGCACCAACCGGAACGATCGGGTTTATGATGGATTGCGATACCACCGGTGTAGAACCTGACATTGCTCTTGTGAAATATAAAAAACTTGTCGGCGGCGGAATGATGAAGATTGTCAATCAGACTGTCCCCGAAGCTCTTCGCAAACTTGGGTACGACAGCGAAGCAATTGAACACATCGTCTCGTTCATTGATAAGAACGATACGATTGAAGGTGCGCCATTCTTAAAAGATGAGCACATGTCTGTATTCGACTGTGCATTTAAACCGGCAAAAGGAAAGCGTTCCATTCAATATATGGGACACATTAAAATGATGGGTGCAACACAGCCGTTCCTTTCCGGTGCAATTTCCAAAACAGTCAATATGCCAACAGAAGTTACACCTGAAGATATTATGCAGGCATATGTTGAATCCTGGAAATTAGGATTAAAGGCTGTCGCAGTATATCGTGATGGCTGTAAACGGACGCAACCACTTTCGACCTCTTTGGATGGTGACAAGAAGAAGGAAGAGAAGAAAGCGGAGGCTCGCATTGCCCGCCGCCGTTTGCCGGCAGAACGTGCAGCATATACACACAAATTCAGCATTGCAGGACACGAAGGTTATATCACCGCCGGTATGTATGAAGATGGAACACCGGGCGAAGTATTTATCACCATGTCAAAAGAAGGTTCAACACTTTCCGGTATGATGGATGCATTTGCAACATCAATTTCCATCGCATTACAGTATGGCGTGCCGATTAAAGTGCTGGTAGATAAATTCAGCCATATGAGATTTGAGCCATCAGGATTCACGCAGAATCCGGACATCCCAATTGCAAAATCGATCTGTGATTACATCTTCCGCTGGTTAGGGATTAAATTCCTGCCGAAGGATGAACAAGTGATGACCATGGTTACGGAAACACCCGTGCTGGAAACGGTCGCAAAAGCAGAAGTGAAGACAGAAACTGTCACTGCTGCTGAGCGAGGCGAAAAATATGTGTTTCAGACGCAAGCCGATGCACCGCCTTGTCATGAATGTGGAAGCTTGATGATCCGGTCGGGGGCTTGCTATAAATGCACGCAATGTGGAAGTACTTCAGGATGCTCCTGA
- a CDS encoding acyl-ACP desaturase, with translation MNQLEVTSKQFEVVKSIEGFVDDNLSNLLKPINENWQPSDLLPDMRAEDWREQITEFRRRAKELTDEVLVVLVGDMVTEEALPSYQTWLNRFGGINDPTGDSDSPWAKWSRGWTSEENRHGDLLNKYLYLTGRVDMRSVETTVQHLINNGFNTNSGNDPYLGFIYTSFQERATKISHRNVGILAKRCGDEHLHKICGLIAGDEARHEKAYKLFMSKIFEVDPGNAVTAFANMMKNKVTMPASLMTDGKDTDLFSKFSNVAQRIGVYTAKDYASIIAALVQEWKVETLNGLSDTSAKAQDYLCTLSQRYEKVADRLKISGSAKFRWIFDREIVLDTPNIQMI, from the coding sequence ATGAACCAGCTCGAAGTCACTTCCAAACAGTTTGAAGTTGTCAAAAGCATTGAAGGATTTGTTGACGATAATCTTTCAAATTTGCTGAAACCGATCAATGAGAACTGGCAGCCCTCTGATCTGCTTCCTGATATGCGTGCAGAAGATTGGCGAGAACAGATTACCGAGTTTCGCCGTAGAGCAAAAGAGCTGACCGACGAAGTTTTGGTAGTGCTCGTGGGAGATATGGTAACCGAAGAAGCATTGCCGAGTTATCAAACGTGGCTCAACCGATTCGGCGGAATTAATGATCCGACTGGCGACAGCGATTCTCCGTGGGCAAAATGGAGCAGAGGATGGACATCAGAAGAAAATCGTCACGGCGATCTACTGAATAAATATCTCTACCTTACCGGACGCGTTGATATGCGTTCTGTTGAAACAACCGTGCAGCATTTGATCAACAACGGATTCAATACGAATTCCGGAAACGACCCCTATCTTGGATTTATCTACACCTCTTTTCAAGAACGTGCAACGAAGATCTCTCACCGCAATGTCGGCATTCTTGCAAAACGATGCGGCGATGAACATCTTCATAAGATCTGCGGATTGATCGCCGGCGATGAAGCTCGTCATGAAAAAGCATACAAACTTTTTATGTCGAAAATATTTGAAGTTGATCCGGGAAATGCTGTGACAGCCTTTGCGAATATGATGAAAAATAAAGTAACAATGCCTGCCAGTTTAATGACTGACGGAAAGGATACAGATTTGTTCTCAAAATTTTCCAATGTTGCTCAGCGGATCGGCGTCTATACTGCGAAAGATTATGCGAGCATTATTGCTGCTTTAGTCCAGGAGTGGAAGGTTGAAACATTAAACGGTCTTTCCGATACATCGGCCAAAGCACAGGATTATCTCTGCACATTGTCTCAGAGGTATGAAAAAGTTGCTGATCGTCTGAAGATCTCCGGTTCCGCAAAATTCCGTTGGATCTTTGATCGAGAGATTGTCTTGGATACACCAAACATACAGATGATATAA
- a CDS encoding cysteine-rich CWC family protein produces the protein MHNFEKRSRCPQCGKEFRCGIAVGEPTCWCFDHPHLIRIEDAKECLCPDCLKGKISKKQEKNIRID, from the coding sequence ATGCATAATTTTGAAAAAAGATCTCGGTGCCCTCAATGCGGGAAAGAATTTCGCTGCGGTATAGCAGTAGGTGAACCAACGTGCTGGTGTTTTGATCATCCGCATCTGATTCGTATTGAAGATGCAAAGGAATGTCTTTGCCCCGATTGCCTAAAAGGAAAAATTTCGAAGAAACAGGAGAAAAATATCCGGATTGATTAA
- a CDS encoding response regulator, protein MKKALVVDDSAYNRTLLNAILRKKGLIVEMAENGAEGVEKFVAAQPDIVFLDYIMPKKSGVEALAEMKKINPNFIGVMLTSISATEDVQEAKAAGANGYILKPYEAEKIYEVLRKFNLITE, encoded by the coding sequence ATGAAAAAAGCCCTTGTTGTTGATGATTCCGCATATAATCGTACTCTCTTAAATGCTATTTTGCGGAAAAAAGGATTGATCGTTGAAATGGCAGAAAACGGCGCAGAAGGTGTTGAAAAATTCGTTGCCGCTCAACCGGATATTGTTTTTTTAGATTATATCATGCCAAAAAAATCGGGCGTTGAAGCATTAGCCGAGATGAAAAAAATAAATCCAAATTTTATCGGAGTGATGTTGACGTCCATTTCCGCTACCGAAGATGTTCAAGAAGCAAAAGCTGCGGGAGCGAACGGTTATATTTTAAAACCGTATGAAGCGGAAAAAATTTACGAAGTCCTGAGAAAATTCAACCTTATCACCGAATGA
- a CDS encoding GspE/PulE family protein — protein sequence MFAREDYIFRDYCLTNKVLTEERWKQFTDTANNYGMNEGIARALVEFGFFTPDELVHHIGKAFNLPVMKLYAETNSAPKEILSISFIRKHRVIPMFLFGNELTVAVTDPPYKEVLDELAKLTQKKIIPVIAAVNDFDETLKIQQGGFDELKRIASVIDLQKFDVVRTGGKEVDRLEKIGEFPPLIELVDEIFLRAIKIGASDIHLEPFDDEVRLRYRLDGVLQRVASFPKKISEGIAAVVKNKAAMDIFEKKKPQDGRISLTLETRSFDLRVNSLPTVGGEKIVLRILNKSSINKKITELGLANHNLAMLEHLLNQPNGLFLVTGPTGSGKSTTLYAAINHIKSVEKNIVTVENPVEYLVDTINQVNVDPDRELTFANALRAILRQDPDVALVGEIRDSETGIIATEAALTGHLVLSTLHTNDAVGAIPRLINMGVPSYWLAPALIGVLAQRLVRKVCDFCKDEYQPSEEILYKAGVSGLSGRAPFYRGVGCKKCNYQGYSGRIAIHEVFFVNEEIQTLIYQNETTSKIREAALKNGFRDLRFDGMKKVVAGLTTLEEIQRVTRSTL from the coding sequence ATGTTTGCCCGCGAAGACTACATATTCCGTGATTATTGTCTTACCAACAAAGTGTTGACAGAGGAACGGTGGAAGCAATTTACCGACACTGCCAATAATTATGGTATGAATGAAGGAATTGCGCGTGCGCTGGTCGAGTTTGGTTTCTTTACACCGGATGAATTAGTCCACCATATCGGTAAAGCGTTTAATTTACCCGTCATGAAATTATATGCCGAAACGAATTCGGCCCCCAAAGAGATCCTCTCAATTTCGTTTATTCGTAAACACCGCGTGATCCCAATGTTTCTTTTTGGTAATGAACTGACCGTCGCGGTCACTGATCCTCCTTATAAAGAAGTGTTGGATGAACTTGCCAAACTTACTCAAAAGAAAATTATCCCTGTTATTGCGGCAGTGAATGATTTTGATGAGACACTGAAAATCCAACAGGGGGGATTCGACGAATTAAAGCGCATTGCAAGTGTCATTGATCTCCAAAAATTCGATGTCGTGCGAACGGGAGGGAAAGAGGTCGATCGTCTCGAAAAGATCGGTGAATTTCCGCCGTTGATTGAGTTGGTTGATGAAATATTTCTCCGTGCGATTAAGATTGGTGCGAGCGATATCCATCTTGAACCATTTGACGATGAAGTGCGGCTCCGGTACCGGTTGGACGGTGTGTTGCAACGGGTGGCTTCCTTCCCCAAAAAAATATCGGAAGGGATTGCTGCGGTAGTGAAGAATAAAGCGGCAATGGATATTTTTGAGAAGAAGAAACCTCAGGATGGGCGTATCTCATTGACGCTGGAAACACGGTCATTCGATCTTCGGGTCAATTCATTGCCGACTGTAGGAGGCGAAAAAATTGTTCTTCGTATCCTGAATAAGAGTTCTATCAATAAAAAAATTACTGAGCTTGGATTGGCTAATCATAATCTGGCCATGCTCGAACATTTATTGAATCAACCGAACGGTCTTTTTTTGGTAACCGGCCCGACCGGGAGCGGAAAGAGTACTACACTGTACGCAGCAATCAATCATATTAAATCGGTCGAAAAAAATATTGTTACGGTGGAAAATCCCGTAGAATATCTTGTGGATACGATCAATCAAGTTAATGTCGACCCTGACCGAGAACTTACGTTTGCCAATGCGTTACGCGCGATATTGCGACAAGATCCTGATGTGGCGCTTGTCGGCGAGATTCGTGATTCGGAAACCGGGATTATTGCAACGGAAGCAGCGTTAACGGGTCATCTGGTGTTAAGCACACTGCATACGAATGATGCTGTCGGCGCAATTCCTCGGTTAATCAATATGGGCGTTCCATCCTATTGGCTTGCGCCCGCACTCATTGGAGTGCTTGCACAGCGGCTTGTTCGGAAAGTGTGTGATTTTTGTAAGGATGAATATCAACCTTCGGAAGAAATATTGTATAAAGCCGGAGTCAGCGGTCTTTCAGGCAGAGCACCGTTTTACCGCGGTGTGGGATGTAAGAAGTGTAATTATCAAGGATACAGCGGCCGAATAGCAATACATGAAGTCTTTTTTGTTAACGAAGAAATACAAACTCTCATCTATCAAAATGAAACAACATCGAAAATTCGCGAAGCGGCATTAAAGAATGGTTTTCGTGATCTGCGTTTTGACGGAATGAAAAAAGTTGTCGCTGGCCTCACAACGTTGGAAGAGATTCAACGTGTAACGCGTTCCACTTTATAA
- a CDS encoding response regulator — protein sequence MKIEDVSVLVVDDSDHIRTLFALSLKKIGIKEIHYAADGAEGLMRYTQDKPTITFLDNMLPKMSGMEVLREIRNVKPDAIVVIVSAVSNIEAVQEAKNRGASYYLVKPYMPNKIVEIMKKLLNLEGVAP from the coding sequence ATGAAGATTGAAGATGTTTCTGTCCTGGTAGTAGATGACTCTGATCATATTCGTACTTTGTTTGCATTATCACTCAAAAAAATCGGAATCAAAGAGATCCATTATGCTGCCGATGGTGCAGAAGGATTAATGCGGTACACGCAGGATAAACCGACGATTACCTTTTTGGATAATATGCTTCCAAAAATGTCGGGTATGGAAGTGTTGCGCGAAATTCGGAATGTGAAACCCGATGCGATTGTTGTCATTGTTTCCGCAGTTTCCAACATCGAAGCAGTCCAGGAAGCAAAGAACAGAGGGGCGAGTTATTATCTTGTTAAACCGTATATGCCGAACAAGATTGTAGAAATAATGAAAAAGTTACTCAATTTGGAAGGAGTTGCGCCATGA
- a CDS encoding ATPase, T2SS/T4P/T4SS family encodes MIRDEDVKIIKFLFAKGYVEKTKFDKFHRMMGDVEQKRCADVLIDNLGVNEETVATSISEEFKIPYVNLAPSIVSVTNQQLKDEFLGKYHALPIIRSGVELTVAFTDPPYKEILDEMRRDAKVFIIPVAVKRSAYHAIVMKAPVDETDEYQQIPSKFQIDTLDMRKRGKEKVYEIYKTGRIPNADVLIDEIIIRAIKIGATDIYFEPMEQEFRVRYNIDGVLEYAVSLPKEMTESLCNVMRSRGSLNMFDKKKAQDGRYASTYGNFSFDMRVSTLPTVEGERFSVRILKKSNRVVDINDLGFSSENLVLVRYLLNRPRGLLIVAGPSAGGKTSTVYGCMNELRDSQKNIITVENPVEYRLEFASQVQVDVDQKLDYASSMRAVLRQHPDLIFLGEIRDAEAGAAAAEAALTGTMVVSTILSSDALSCIPRMTNFGIPPSWLAPTLNGIIYQQLVRKICKHCRESYKPTKHMMNAAGLSQLEDSIVLYRGRGCEVCGGDGHLGRTAIHEVLIVEEELKDLIFNEASPVKVKESAVKKGFEGIRFDAAKKLVSGIISLEEYLRVLG; translated from the coding sequence ATGATCAGGGACGAAGACGTAAAGATCATTAAATTCCTTTTTGCCAAGGGATATGTTGAAAAGACAAAGTTCGATAAATTTCATCGAATGATGGGGGACGTGGAACAAAAAAGGTGTGCCGATGTTTTGATTGACAATCTTGGTGTAAATGAAGAGACTGTTGCCACCTCCATTTCAGAAGAATTCAAAATTCCTTATGTCAATCTAGCTCCTTCCATAGTTTCTGTCACCAATCAACAGCTGAAAGATGAATTTCTGGGGAAATATCATGCTCTCCCCATTATTCGAAGCGGGGTTGAATTGACTGTTGCGTTTACCGATCCGCCCTATAAAGAAATACTGGATGAGATGCGCCGTGACGCGAAGGTGTTCATCATTCCCGTAGCGGTGAAACGCTCAGCCTACCATGCTATCGTTATGAAAGCACCGGTGGATGAGACAGATGAATATCAACAAATTCCGTCGAAATTTCAGATTGATACTCTTGATATGCGGAAACGCGGGAAAGAGAAAGTCTATGAAATTTATAAGACAGGCAGAATCCCGAATGCCGATGTGCTGATTGATGAGATTATTATTCGAGCGATCAAAATTGGAGCAACAGACATCTATTTTGAACCGATGGAACAGGAGTTCCGGGTACGATACAATATAGACGGTGTTCTTGAATATGCTGTTTCACTCCCCAAAGAGATGACCGAATCGTTGTGTAACGTTATGCGGTCGCGCGGCAGTTTGAACATGTTCGATAAGAAAAAAGCACAGGATGGCCGGTACGCTTCCACTTACGGAAATTTTTCGTTCGATATGAGGGTGAGTACGCTGCCGACGGTTGAGGGAGAACGGTTTTCCGTACGTATTCTGAAAAAATCGAACCGTGTTGTTGACATCAACGATCTTGGATTCTCCTCGGAAAATCTCGTGCTTGTGCGATATCTGCTGAACAGACCTCGTGGATTATTGATTGTTGCTGGTCCTTCTGCCGGAGGAAAAACATCCACTGTTTACGGATGTATGAACGAGCTTCGTGATTCACAAAAGAATATTATTACTGTTGAAAATCCGGTTGAATACCGGCTGGAATTTGCCAGCCAGGTGCAGGTGGATGTCGATCAAAAACTGGACTATGCTTCTTCCATGCGTGCAGTATTGCGACAACACCCAGACTTGATTTTTCTTGGAGAGATCCGGGATGCGGAGGCGGGCGCCGCCGCCGCCGAAGCTGCGCTGACGGGGACGATGGTTGTCAGTACAATCCTTTCCAGCGATGCACTTTCCTGCATTCCTCGTATGACCAATTTCGGAATTCCTCCATCATGGCTGGCGCCGACATTAAATGGAATTATTTACCAGCAATTGGTGAGAAAAATTTGCAAACATTGCCGAGAAAGTTATAAACCGACAAAACATATGATGAATGCCGCCGGTCTTAGTCAGCTGGAAGATTCAATCGTATTATACCGAGGACGAGGATGCGAAGTATGCGGCGGTGATGGGCATCTGGGACGAACAGCGATTCATGAAGTATTGATCGTTGAAGAAGAACTCAAAGATTTGATCTTTAATGAAGCATCACCGGTGAAGGTGAAAGAATCGGCAGTGAAAAAAGGGTTTGAAGGAATCCGATTCGATGCCGCAAAAAAATTAGTTTCTGGAATTATATCCCTTGAAGAATATTTACGCGTGTTGGGTTAG
- a CDS encoding response regulator: protein MKKALIVDDAEANRILFGAIISKLGVKVEYAVDGEDAVQKFAAFKPDIVFIDQIMPHKNGSDAIKQMKLITLDFTAILMSALTNEEDIKAIMESCNAEEFLPKPISFPDITEVLKKYKVIS from the coding sequence ATGAAAAAAGCTCTCATCGTGGACGATGCGGAAGCAAATCGCATTCTGTTTGGCGCCATTATTTCAAAGCTGGGTGTAAAGGTTGAATATGCTGTTGATGGCGAAGACGCCGTCCAAAAATTCGCCGCATTCAAACCGGATATTGTTTTCATCGATCAGATTATGCCGCACAAGAACGGATCGGATGCAATAAAACAGATGAAACTCATTACATTGGACTTCACTGCGATTTTGATGTCGGCCTTGACAAATGAGGAAGATATTAAAGCTATCATGGAATCGTGCAATGCGGAAGAATTTTTACCGAAACCGATATCGTTTCCGGATATCACTGAGGTATTAAAAAAATACAAGGTCATCAGTTGA
- a CDS encoding YafY family protein: MNRTDRLFALLLEIQNNPTITSQKLAERFDVTKRTIYRDVLALMEANVPVKGKAGEGYSIDEEYFLPPVSFTKDEALLLILGADAVGQHFDAQYKKAARSAENKIHASLSKGLKKEVSYLKSYIAFFSGVQAEKGNLSDAMQKIRRAIIEKKSLAFRYYKRYSDTTEPMVREVDPYALTNFYGNWAMSGFDHLRKSLRMFRLDRMEAVMVTSKSFERPKNFRFSQLAREEQTVKTLFQIKISRDIFRWVKEQPPYKIIKTQTSKHHVMLTIESSSESAIITWLLRWGEKAEAISPLPFRENVKATLKKFLEIYQ; encoded by the coding sequence ATGAACCGCACTGACCGGCTTTTTGCACTCCTTCTTGAGATCCAAAACAACCCTACAATTACATCACAAAAACTAGCGGAACGGTTTGATGTAACCAAACGGACCATATACCGCGATGTTCTTGCGCTGATGGAAGCAAACGTTCCCGTAAAAGGAAAAGCAGGAGAGGGATATTCCATTGATGAAGAGTATTTTCTTCCTCCCGTCAGTTTCACGAAAGACGAAGCATTGCTGCTGATTCTTGGCGCTGATGCTGTCGGACAGCATTTTGATGCGCAGTATAAAAAGGCGGCACGTTCAGCTGAAAATAAAATTCATGCATCGCTTTCAAAGGGACTCAAAAAAGAGGTCTCCTATCTAAAAAGCTATATTGCATTTTTTTCCGGAGTACAGGCAGAAAAAGGGAATTTAAGCGATGCAATGCAAAAAATTCGACGCGCGATAATCGAAAAAAAGAGTCTTGCCTTTCGATACTACAAACGCTATTCAGATACTACAGAGCCTATGGTGCGTGAAGTTGATCCATATGCGTTGACGAATTTTTATGGCAATTGGGCCATGTCTGGTTTTGACCATTTAAGAAAAAGTCTTCGGATGTTCCGTTTAGACAGGATGGAAGCAGTTATGGTCACATCCAAATCATTTGAGCGACCGAAGAATTTCCGATTTTCCCAATTGGCAAGAGAAGAACAAACGGTGAAAACGTTATTTCAGATAAAAATTTCCCGGGATATTTTTCGCTGGGTAAAAGAACAGCCGCCGTATAAAATCATCAAAACTCAAACCAGCAAGCATCATGTAATGCTTACGATCGAATCCTCCAGCGAAAGCGCCATTATTACGTGGCTTCTTCGGTGGGGAGAAAAGGCGGAGGCAATTTCCCCCTTACCATTTCGCGAGAATGTAAAAGCTACCCTCAAAAAATTTCTCGAAATCTACCAATAA
- a CDS encoding GyrI-like domain-containing protein, whose protein sequence is MRKIDYKKELHLLYASSSTEITLVDVPALQYVMIDGKGDPNTAIEYREAVEALYTVSYTIKFMVKKGKGLINYSVLPLEGLWWVPVMEDFSTERKDAWLWKMMMMQPNLVTKGLFDDAIEAVQKKKNLSAIHKLSFETFNEGKCAQIMHFGPYRDERPTIDRLHNGISQQGYKRTGKHHEIYLNDPRKSAPEKLKTIIRQPII, encoded by the coding sequence ATGAGAAAAATTGATTATAAAAAGGAATTGCACCTTCTCTATGCATCCTCATCAACAGAAATTACTCTTGTTGATGTTCCTGCGTTGCAATATGTGATGATTGATGGAAAAGGTGACCCAAACACTGCCATTGAATACCGTGAAGCTGTTGAAGCATTGTACACCGTCTCTTACACTATTAAGTTTATGGTTAAAAAGGGAAAGGGGCTCATTAATTATAGTGTATTACCGTTGGAGGGACTATGGTGGGTGCCAGTGATGGAAGATTTTAGCACAGAACGTAAAGATGCTTGGCTCTGGAAAATGATGATGATGCAGCCGAACCTTGTGACAAAAGGATTGTTCGACGATGCTATTGAAGCCGTGCAGAAGAAAAAAAACCTTTCAGCGATACACAAGCTTTCTTTTGAGACATTTAACGAAGGGAAATGTGCACAAATAATGCATTTCGGACCATACCGGGATGAACGCCCAACAATTGATCGATTGCATAACGGTATTTCTCAGCAAGGATACAAGAGAACAGGCAAGCATCATGAAATTTATTTAAATGATCCTCGCAAGTCAGCTCCGGAGAAATTAAAAACAATTATACGACAGCCAATTATATAA
- a CDS encoding antibiotic biosynthesis monooxygenase, translating to MQTPVFEVVVYKVKEEKLQDFLKQQPLAHNTIRQFKGFKSLHSLRSMESPNTFVDYCEWESHDDAVKANEDAMNRPELKIFFELGDGIISFGHYASELRTEN from the coding sequence ATGCAAACACCAGTTTTTGAAGTTGTCGTCTATAAAGTAAAAGAAGAAAAGCTTCAGGACTTTTTGAAACAACAACCTTTGGCGCATAATACAATAAGGCAATTCAAAGGATTCAAATCGCTCCATTCGTTACGCTCAATGGAATCACCCAATACTTTTGTTGATTATTGTGAATGGGAATCGCACGATGATGCAGTGAAGGCTAATGAAGATGCAATGAATCGTCCTGAATTGAAAATATTTTTTGAACTCGGGGACGGGATCATCTCATTCGGTCATTATGCTTCGGAACTGCGTACTGAGAATTAA